A window of the Lolium perenne isolate Kyuss_39 chromosome 7, Kyuss_2.0, whole genome shotgun sequence genome harbors these coding sequences:
- the LOC139833529 gene encoding uncharacterized protein, with translation MIKELLRIGSQFIGYREYASRTEEKLAEANKCADALAQKLEQSEAARKKAELVASEAKAEADEAKAKAASVEELQKKLEDAESALTEHIAAQAAREQGILKCLKSQSRRTHTRFTYA, from the exons atgatcaaagagcttctccgcatcggatcccaattcattgggtaccgtgagtatgcgagcagaactgaag agaaacttgcagaggccaacaaatgtgccgacgcacttgctcaaaaactggagcaaagtgaggcggctcgcaagaaagccgaacttgttgctagcgaagctaaagccgaggctgatgaagctaaagcaaaagctgctagtgtcgaggaactgcagaaaaaacttgaggatgctgaatctgctttaaccgagcatatagctgcacaagctgctcgtgaacaagggatcctcaagtgcctgaaatcacaaagtcgacgcactcaca